One Benincasa hispida cultivar B227 chromosome 5, ASM972705v1, whole genome shotgun sequence genomic window carries:
- the LOC120077636 gene encoding dnaJ homolog subfamily B member 1-like, translating into MADHTRSHTTTDLHRILGIPVKDLCKGFMKWNPSLKSPRNLTSIKEPNKSNGRKETYIISSPTTPLGSSQHQNVDESFFANISRSFSRSNSRRSKTPTPSPRSLSRNTSRRSTTPTPSPRSLSRNASRRSTTPTSLSRDEKRRSNSDSEFLKEPISRIFSRRTDVQESNEGPISSEANSTANIGSLSRNTSRRSPRSTPIIYSQSTALKKPPPIEKKLECTLEELCEGCVKKIMITRDAIVNGIIVQEEELLKIEIKPGWKKGTKITFEGKGDEKPGYLPADITFLIDERRHPLFSRDGDDLDLGVEIPLVNALTGCSITVPLLGGEKMSLSFDNIIYPGFQKVIKGQGMPNPRQQGIRGDLRIEFLVKFPSELSEEQRAEAATILQDCS; encoded by the exons ATGGCAGATCATACACGTTCACATACAACAACAGATTTACACAGAATCCTTGGAATCCCAGTCAAAGATCTCTGCAAGGGATTCATGAAATGGAATCCTTCTCTGAAAAGCCCAAGAAATTTAACCTCCATCAAAGAACCTAACAAG TCCAATGGTAGAAAGGAGACGTACATAATCAGCTCTCCGACCACGCCATTAGGCTCGAGCCAGCATCAGAACGTAGACGAGAGTTTCTTCGCCAACATATCTAGGTCATTTTCCAGAAGCAATAGCCGGAGAAGCAAGACGCCGACGCCAAGTCCGCGGTCATTATCGAGAAATACGAGCCGTCGGAGCACAACGCCGACGCCAAGTCCGCGGTCATTGTCGAGAAATGCGAGTCGTCGGAGTACAACGCCGACCTCATTATCGAGAGATGAAAAACGACGGAGCAATTCAGATTCGGAATTTCTAAAGGAACCGATATCGAGAATTTTCAGTAGAAGAACAGACGTACAGGAATCAAACGAAGGACCAATTTCTTCGGAGGCTAACTCTACGGCGAATATTGGATCGCTTTCGAGAAATACGAGCAGAAGAAGTCCTAGAAGTACTCCGATCATATATTCACAGTCGACGGCGCTAAAGAAACCGCCTCCGATTGAGAAGAAATTGGAATGCACGTTGGAAGAATTGTGCGAAGGATGCGTGAAGAAGATTATGATCACAAGAGACGCCATCGTTAACGG GATAATTGTACAAGAAGAGGAGttattgaaaatagaaataaagCCCGGATGGAAAAAAGGAACAAAGATCACATTTGAAGGAAAAGGAGATGAGAAACCAGGTTACCTCCCAGCCGACATAACATTTTTGATCGACGAAAGAAGGCATCCGCTGTTCAGTCGAGATGGCGACGACTTAGACTTAGGAGTTGAGATTCCTTTAGTGAATGCACTAACTGGCTGTTCAATCACAGTACCTTTATTAGGAGGTGAAAAAATGAGTCTCTCATTTGATAACATCATATATCCCGGCTTTCAAAAGGTTATTAAGGGCCAAGGAATGCCAAACCCAAGACAACAAGGAATCAGAGGTGATCTTCGCATTGAATTCCTTGTTAAATTTCCCTCTGAGTTGAGTGAAGAACAAAGGGCTGAAGCTGCTACCATCTTGCAAGATTGTTCTTGA